The stretch of DNA GGAGAATCTTCGACTTGCGGTCGGCTGTTTTCAGCACGACGACGGAAAGCCCGACCTCCGGCCGATCCTCGGCGATGACGTTTTGCATCAGCGCGCATTGTTCGGTCGAAGCGCCTGCCGGTTTGTCGCAGACGACAGACCATGCGCCGTGATTGGACTTTACCGTGCCGGGCGCCGGCGGCTGCGTCTGGCCGGGCGTCACCTGTTCGACATTCGGCTTGGCGGCACTCGGCTGCTGCGGCGCCGGAGCAGGGGTCGGCGCCGGCGTGGAAGCGGGCGGCCTGGTCTGCGACGGGGCGGGTTGCTGTGCGAAAACGGGCGTTGTCGCTGCGGCCGCGATGCTGGCAGTCACGAGAAGCGACTGCGCGAGGGAACGGAAACCCATGGAAACCTCTGGATATCGAATCATTGCGGCTATTGTTGAAGCTGCCCACCAAAAATGAAAAGCCCCACCCCGTCAAAACCGGGGGACTGCGGCGGAAATTGGACCTTTGCGAAATAATGTGTCGCGCGCGGATTGGCCGGAAAGCCGATTTTTCATATGCTGATGAAAAACTTGGGATGTTTTGCCGTTCTGACCTGCCTATGCTTTGAGCAAAAATGCCGCATAGACAATTGCTCTGACCTGTTGCGGCAAATGCCAAACTGTGGTTTGAAGCGCTGAAGATGGCAAGGATTCTGCGTTCTATTTTGCAGGTCAAGCGCTCGAGGGAGATAATAAGGTGATGAAGAAGGCTTATGCAGCCCTGACCACGCTGGTCTGTCTGCTTTTTGCTTCCGGCACATATGCCGACCAGCCCATGCCGTGGCAGGCGACGCTGCAGCCGGCGGCAACGCCGATCATGCGGGAAATCCACTGGTTCGAACAATATACCCTGTGGTTTATCGTTCCGATCACGCTGTTCGTTCTGGCCCTGCTCATCGTCGTCTGTTTCAAGTTCCGCGCCAGCGCGAACCCGGTTCCCTCGAAGACGAGCCACAACACGCTGATCGAGATTGCCTGGACCGTGGGGCCGGTCCTGGTGCTTCTTCTTCTCGCCATTCCTTCGTTCAACCTGCTGACGGCGCAGCTGACGCTGCCTGAAAACCCTGACGTGACGATCAAGGCGACCGCCACCCAGTGGCAGTGGAACTACGAATATGAAGGTTCGGGCGAAAACCCGCTGGCTTTCGATTCCTACCTGCTGAAGGATCAGGACCGCGCCGCCGCCGGCAAGGAAGACAAGTCGGTCTATCCGCGTCTTCTCGCCGTCGATAACGAACTGGTCCTGCCGGTCAACAAGACGGTCCGCGTTCTCGTGACTTCCGCGCCGACCGACGTCATCCATGCCTTCGCCATGCCTTCCTTCGGCGTCAAGATCGATGCCGTGCCGGGCCGCCTGAACGAGACCTGGTTCAGGGCCGAACGCGAAGGCCTGTTCTACGGCCAGTGTTCCGAGCTCTGCGGCAAGGACCATGCGTTCATGCCGATCGCCATCCGCGTCGTCTCCGAGGACAAGTACAAGCAGTGGCTGACCGCAGCCGCCAGCGACCTGCCCGGCGCCTACAAGACACTCATGGCCGCAACCGATGGTCCCGCAAAGACCGTCAACGTCGCCGAAGCACAGTAATTAAGGGGATCGGGACAATGGCTGGACCTTCCGCTCACGACGATCATTCTCATGATCACGCCGCCCATCATGACCACGCGCATGACGATCACCATGATCACGGGCACAAGCCGAGCTTTGCCAATCGCTGGCTGTTCTCGACCAACCACAAGGACATCGGCACGCTCTACCTGATCTTCGCGATCATTGCCGGCATCATCGGCGGCGCGCTGTCGGTTGCCATGCGCATGGAGCTGCAGGAGCCTGGCATCCAGATCTTCCACGGCCTGGCCTCGATGGTCTACGGCTATGAGGGTGACGCTGCGATCGACGGCGCCAAGCAGATGTTCAACATGTTCACGACCGCGCACGCGCTGATCATGATCTTCTTCATGGTCATGCCGGCGATGATCGGCGGTTTCGCCAACTGGATGGTGCCGATCATGATCGGCGCGCCCGACATGGCTTTCCCGCGCCTCAACAACATCTCCTTCTGGCTGATCGTTCCCGCCTTCGCGCTGCTGCTGCTGTCGATGTTCGTCGAAGGCCCGGCAGGCGCTTATGGTACGGGCGGTGGTTGGACGATGTATCCGCCGCTGGCGACAACCGGCACGCCGGGACCGGCGGTCGACCTTGCGATCTTCGCGCTCCACATTGCCGGCGCCTCGTCGATCCTCGGTGCGATCAACTTCATCACCACGATCCTCAACATGCGCGCTCCCGGCATGACGCTGCACAAGATGCCGCTGTTTGCCTGGTCCGTGCTGATCACCGCCTTCCTGCTCTTGCTGTCGCTGCCGGTTCTGGCAGGCGGCATCACCA from Rhizobium leguminosarum bv. trifolii WSM1325 encodes:
- a CDS encoding Invasion associated locus B family protein (PFAM: Invasion associated locus B family protein~KEGG: ret:RHE_CH00951 hypothetical protein) — translated: MGFRSLAQSLLVTASIAAAATTPVFAQQPAPSQTRPPASTPAPTPAPAPQQPSAAKPNVEQVTPGQTQPPAPGTVKSNHGAWSVVCDKPAGASTEQCALMQNVIAEDRPEVGLSVVVLKTADRKSKILRVLAPLGVLLPNGLGLNVDGKDIGRAYFVRCFADGCYAEVVLEDELLKTFRSGAQATFIVFQTPEEGIGIPVDLKGFAEGFDALP
- a CDS encoding cytochrome c oxidase, subunit II (KEGG: ret:RHE_CH00952 cytochrome-c oxidase, subunit II protein~TIGRFAM: cytochrome c oxidase, subunit II~PFAM: cytochrome c oxidase subunit II; cytochrome C oxidase subunit II transmembrane region); the protein is MKKAYAALTTLVCLLFASGTYADQPMPWQATLQPAATPIMREIHWFEQYTLWFIVPITLFVLALLIVVCFKFRASANPVPSKTSHNTLIEIAWTVGPVLVLLLLAIPSFNLLTAQLTLPENPDVTIKATATQWQWNYEYEGSGENPLAFDSYLLKDQDRAAAGKEDKSVYPRLLAVDNELVLPVNKTVRVLVTSAPTDVIHAFAMPSFGVKIDAVPGRLNETWFRAEREGLFYGQCSELCGKDHAFMPIAIRVVSEDKYKQWLTAAASDLPGAYKTLMAATDGPAKTVNVAEAQ